The region CCTAATTCGACGTGTAAAAAGATTGCGTTACTTCAACCCACCGGAGGCAAGGATGACCTCACCGGTCAACCAGCCAGAGTCGTTCGACGCGAGGAATGCAACAACCTTGGCGATATCGTTAGGCGTGCCGATTCGTCCCAGCGGGGTCATCGAGACCAATCGCTTTTCGAGCTCGCTACTAACTCCGTAAAGCCCTGCAGTCTTGGTCCCTTGGCTGAGGGTCGCTCCAGGATTGACGGAGTTTACGCGAATCTTTCTCGGCGCTAATTCCTTGGCCAACACGCCAGTTACAGCATCGAGCCCAGCTTTGCTGGCAGCATAGATCGAGTATCCAGGCGGGTGCGAGCGTGATGCCCCAGAACCAATGTTAATGATGCTTCCGCCATCTGCCCCAAAGTGCTTGAGCGACTCGCGAATCACGAGCAGCGGTCCCAAGAGATTGACGTTCATCTGCCGATGAAATTCTTCCTCGGTAAACTCCGCGACCGACAT is a window of Bremerella sp. TYQ1 DNA encoding:
- a CDS encoding SDR family NAD(P)-dependent oxidoreductase, giving the protein MSHMQGKVAVVTGASKGIGAGIVKELASRQAAVVVNYARDRTGAETVAGAVQKAGGQAIAIQANVAKEQDVIRLFEQVTEAFGRLDILVNNAGVYQEMSVAEFTEEEFHRQMNVNLLGPLLVIRESLKHFGADGGSIINIGSGASRSHPPGYSIYAASKAGLDAVTGVLAKELAPRKIRVNSVNPGATLSQGTKTAGLYGVSSELEKRLVSMTPLGRIGTPNDIAKVVAFLASNDSGWLTGEVILASGGLK